The uncultured Roseibium sp. genome contains a region encoding:
- a CDS encoding chloride channel protein gives MSVADQSNSPAAETVASSEVQDRVFSVPTLCIIAFAIGIVAAAGAVVFRYLISLVHNFFYYGTFSTVYDANFFDAPSPLGALVILVPVVGGLIVVFLVRTFAPEAKGHGVPEVMYAIYHNKGDVRGVVAVVKSFASAISIGSGASVGREGPIIQIGASFGSTIARKLRLVRWQKITLLSAGAGAGIAATFNTPLGGVLFAVEMLLPEVSSRTFLPVVVATATATYAGRIAFGLDPAFIVPVANVTAIEAIDPVQLIAYAFLGAAAGVASWAFIRTLAWCEDFFPALPGNEYTQNIIGMLIIGCMSYAFFLMTGNYHTSGVGYATIQDILNATPYTIVLLGALLIAKIVATSISLGAGASGGVFSPSLFIGATLGGVVGVIGSWLFPEHGFIAAEFALVGMGALVGGATGASMTAIVMIFEMTRDYNVIVPLVLAVAIAVGVRRWLIVDNIYTIKLRHRGRPIPTNRHTNMYLVKPIKEVMATNFKILPIDTPIQEAIAAIVESGDAHIIVSDGARIAGFVRFGTIPYQADRYSGQTLREVLSSDYVIAPAPNILNAVITRMNNRSRSYAIIVGGDGRIPRPDDVVGVVDSKEIAEVVVANHYG, from the coding sequence ATGTCCGTCGCTGATCAGTCGAATTCTCCCGCCGCCGAAACCGTCGCCTCATCCGAAGTTCAAGACCGCGTCTTTTCCGTGCCGACGCTTTGCATCATCGCCTTTGCCATCGGCATCGTCGCCGCTGCGGGTGCGGTTGTCTTCCGATACCTGATCTCTCTCGTTCACAATTTCTTTTATTACGGAACGTTTTCGACGGTCTATGACGCCAACTTCTTCGATGCGCCAAGTCCGCTCGGAGCGCTGGTCATTCTGGTTCCCGTCGTCGGCGGCCTGATCGTTGTCTTTCTGGTCAGGACGTTCGCGCCGGAGGCCAAGGGGCACGGTGTTCCGGAAGTGATGTACGCGATCTACCACAACAAGGGGGACGTGCGCGGCGTCGTTGCGGTGGTCAAGTCGTTCGCGTCGGCCATTTCCATCGGTAGTGGCGCGTCGGTCGGCCGCGAAGGACCGATCATTCAGATCGGGGCTTCGTTCGGATCCACGATCGCCCGAAAACTGCGCCTGGTGCGTTGGCAGAAGATCACACTGCTTTCGGCCGGTGCCGGGGCGGGGATCGCGGCCACCTTCAACACGCCGCTCGGCGGTGTGCTGTTCGCGGTGGAGATGCTTCTGCCGGAAGTCAGCAGCAGGACGTTTCTTCCGGTCGTCGTCGCGACGGCGACCGCAACCTATGCCGGCCGTATCGCCTTCGGTCTCGACCCGGCCTTCATTGTGCCGGTGGCCAATGTGACGGCGATTGAAGCCATCGATCCGGTCCAGCTTATCGCCTATGCGTTTCTCGGTGCCGCGGCAGGGGTCGCCTCCTGGGCCTTCATTCGCACGCTGGCCTGGTGCGAGGATTTCTTTCCGGCGCTGCCCGGCAACGAATACACGCAGAATATTATCGGCATGCTGATCATCGGCTGCATGAGCTATGCGTTCTTTCTCATGACCGGCAACTATCATACCTCCGGCGTCGGTTACGCGACCATTCAGGATATTCTGAATGCGACGCCCTACACGATCGTCCTGCTTGGGGCGCTGCTCATCGCCAAGATCGTGGCGACATCGATCAGCCTCGGGGCGGGCGCGTCCGGCGGCGTCTTTTCGCCCTCCCTGTTTATCGGGGCCACGCTGGGTGGCGTTGTCGGCGTGATTGGCAGCTGGCTGTTTCCCGAGCATGGGTTCATCGCCGCGGAATTCGCCCTTGTCGGCATGGGCGCGCTGGTTGGCGGGGCCACCGGCGCCTCGATGACGGCCATTGTGATGATCTTCGAGATGACGCGGGACTATAACGTCATCGTGCCGCTGGTTCTTGCGGTGGCGATCGCGGTCGGTGTGCGCCGCTGGTTGATCGTGGACAACATCTACACCATCAAGCTGCGCCACCGCGGGAGGCCGATCCCGACCAACCGGCATACCAACATGTATCTGGTGAAGCCGATCAAGGAAGTAATGGCCACCAATTTCAAGATCCTGCCGATCGACACGCCGATCCAGGAAGCCATCGCCGCGATCGTGGAGTCGGGAGACGCTCATATCATCGTCTCCGACGGAGCCCGAATTGCCGGCTTCGTCCGCTTCGGCACCATTCCCTATCAGGCGGACCGTTATTCCGGCCAGACCTTGCGTGAGGTCTTGTCGAGCGACTACGTGATCGCTCCGGCACCGAACATCCTGAACGCGGTCATCACCCGAATGAACAACCGCAGCCGCAGCTACGCCATCATCGTTGGCGGCGACGGCCGGATTCCGCGTCCGGATGATGTTGTCGGGGTGGTGGACTCTAAGGAAATCGCCGAAGTGGTCGTGGCCAACCACTACGGCTAG
- a CDS encoding thioesterase family protein has product MSVTWPTQMVESSTMTVQDDWIDYNGHLNMAYYVVLFDKACDEVFEKLGLGESYLKERNASYFTAETHICYVRELAAGMPVKVRLQLVDHDAKRCHFYQEIHHADEGWLSATNEQISLHVDMGARKVVPWPEDIAENIQALADAQSGLVRPERAGRHIEIKRKPA; this is encoded by the coding sequence ATGTCCGTTACCTGGCCGACACAGATGGTCGAAAGTTCCACGATGACCGTCCAGGACGACTGGATCGATTACAACGGCCATCTCAACATGGCCTATTATGTGGTCCTGTTCGACAAGGCCTGCGACGAGGTCTTCGAAAAACTGGGGCTCGGCGAAAGCTATCTGAAAGAGCGGAACGCCTCCTATTTCACGGCCGAGACCCACATCTGCTACGTCCGTGAACTGGCGGCAGGAATGCCGGTAAAGGTTCGTCTCCAACTGGTCGACCATGACGCGAAGCGCTGCCATTTCTACCAGGAAATCCACCACGCGGACGAAGGCTGGCTTTCGGCCACCAACGAGCAGATCAGCCTGCATGTGGACATGGGCGCACGCAAGGTCGTTCCCTGGCCGGAAGACATCGCCGAAAACATCCAGGCCCTCGCTGACGCCCAGTCCGGTCTGGTGCGGCCCGAACGGGCCGGCCGCCACATTGAAATCAAGCGCAAGCCGGCCTGA
- a CDS encoding FAD-linked oxidase C-terminal domain-containing protein encodes MSLTALQAPVERNEANAALVADILTQKFGERCSRSQAVREQHGHTTTWLPNQAPDAVVFAESTEEVADVVRICAEHKVPVIPFGTGSSLEGHVNAPGGGISIDVSRMNRILAVNAEDLDCRIEAGVTRKELNSYLRDTGLFFPIDPGADASLGGMAATRASGTNAVRYGTMKDAVLGLTVVTASGEIIKTGGRARKSSAGYDLTRLMVGSEGTLGVITELTVRLHGQPEAISGGVCPFPTIEAACQAVIATIQCGIPVARIELLDEQQVKACNIYSKLTLKETPTLFLEFHGSEAGVKEQSELFGAIAEEYGGGPFDWATKAEDRTNLWTARHDAYWASFTLRPGSKGVATDVCVPISRLAECVTESKKDIEAQGLLATVVGHVGDGNFHVLVLVDEEDDEEVAKAEGFVERLNWRAIEMEGTCTGEHGVGQGKMKYLRKEHGGGVDMMATIKRALDPDNILNPGKIVPMS; translated from the coding sequence ATGTCCTTGACTGCTTTGCAGGCTCCGGTCGAGCGCAACGAGGCGAATGCTGCTCTTGTCGCCGATATTCTGACCCAGAAGTTCGGCGAGCGCTGTTCCCGGTCGCAGGCCGTGCGGGAGCAGCATGGCCATACAACGACATGGTTGCCCAACCAGGCGCCCGACGCGGTGGTCTTCGCCGAGAGCACGGAAGAGGTCGCCGACGTGGTGCGGATCTGCGCCGAGCACAAGGTTCCGGTCATTCCCTTCGGCACGGGCTCCTCGCTCGAAGGCCATGTGAATGCGCCGGGTGGCGGCATCTCGATCGACGTCTCCCGCATGAACCGGATCCTGGCGGTAAACGCGGAAGATCTCGACTGCCGCATCGAAGCCGGCGTCACCCGTAAGGAACTGAACAGCTATCTGCGCGATACGGGCCTGTTCTTCCCGATTGATCCGGGTGCGGACGCAAGCCTCGGCGGCATGGCGGCGACCCGGGCATCGGGCACCAATGCGGTGCGCTATGGCACCATGAAGGATGCGGTTCTTGGGCTGACGGTGGTCACGGCCTCCGGCGAGATCATCAAGACCGGCGGGCGGGCACGCAAGTCATCGGCCGGCTATGACCTGACCCGGCTGATGGTCGGCTCTGAAGGTACGCTCGGCGTCATCACCGAACTGACGGTCCGGCTCCATGGACAGCCGGAGGCGATTTCCGGCGGGGTCTGCCCGTTCCCGACCATCGAGGCGGCCTGCCAGGCGGTCATTGCCACGATCCAGTGCGGGATTCCGGTCGCTCGGATCGAGCTTCTGGACGAGCAGCAGGTGAAGGCCTGCAACATCTATTCGAAACTGACCTTGAAGGAAACGCCGACCCTGTTCCTGGAATTCCACGGCAGCGAGGCCGGGGTCAAGGAACAGTCGGAACTGTTTGGCGCCATTGCCGAGGAATACGGCGGCGGTCCCTTCGACTGGGCGACAAAGGCTGAGGATCGAACCAATCTTTGGACGGCGCGCCACGATGCCTACTGGGCGTCTTTCACGCTTCGCCCGGGGTCGAAGGGGGTTGCGACCGATGTTTGCGTTCCGATTTCGCGTCTTGCGGAATGTGTGACGGAGTCCAAGAAGGACATTGAAGCTCAGGGCTTGCTGGCGACCGTGGTCGGTCACGTGGGCGACGGCAATTTCCACGTTCTGGTGCTTGTCGATGAAGAGGACGACGAAGAAGTGGCCAAGGCGGAAGGTTTCGTGGAACGCCTCAACTGGCGGGCGATCGAAATGGAAGGCACCTGTACAGGCGAGCACGGTGTCGGACAGGGCAAGATGAAATATCTACGAAAAGAGCATGGCGGCGGTGTCGATATGATGGCTACCATCAAACGGGCACTTGATCCCGATAACATCCTGAATCCGGGCAAGATCGTGCCCATGTCATGA
- a CDS encoding AsmA-like C-terminal region-containing protein, translated as MGVAIILVLVTALVGPFLVDWTVYRSTFEKYAEQALGHKVTVLGDADIRLLPSPAVTFTDVRVGEAEDPLLVVSRFQMRIELPPLLKGEVRVLDMELDRPHLTLSLDESGRLDWLTAQTSDGVLGDLPAEDVAFERVSIVDGAVSVIDARSGETHRFDNGNLLISARTLAGPFKIDGSATYNGKPYSLRLATGKELDNGTIRVKGQLTPSAWPIDLAVDGTLSQEDGVPEFEGNFSLASIQDEDRIDNAWRVEGAFSANVDGLQVPSFEFRYGPEDRILGLDGSAELAYSGSRRFEIRGRSKQVDLDRIFGGGPQSPVSVDDAASRLIAAVKTVPIPDMDGVIALDVPAVVLGGGLVQDVKLDLETTLSGWRVARFAGRLPGRTIIATQGDLGLDPDLTYRGSVSVSSEQPGAFAAWWRQAGKGASAIQPISMEGLLSLVPDGVALDNLRLNIAGSQATGGLSYQKPRSGNAVFSLSLDADKLDIDQVETLAGLFERPEDGPKDLDVSLRVQAREVSVRGVDGKGLSLEAQYSDNGLRIDRLFAEDLAGAEVNVSGRVDDILTAPEGQLTGTLNATDLTGVTAVLGSVLPDNALVGRLEQASGYLVPASFQANLQASAQDGVSQIDFKLNGDAGGAKTDISMNFNGRVDEWHSAEIGLGVGLSGPTGDQILRQLGFAVLPVGSLGAGEVRLSAIGRPKDGMTVSLSASAGEAVLGLEGRATLQKDREPDYRLSVSASAPDIAPYALLFGRVLPVMGGDIDAVVDFDVVGTGSRIEVSKLTGKVAGVAVEGDLAGDLEPLQGESNRRFKGSLNLSALDLRFLSEAILGSDQWFSAGDGSSIWPNGAFGAPLLSQTDLTLQLSADRLIFDDTDTDTIHGAKAELRLTPTMMRLDGLNGTYANGKLDGTLAIRRSGAEGAVSGTIRLTGGSVRDLVWVHNDRPVATGSFDLFLEYQGSGRTISGIVSGLTGGGTFAVTDGELRGINPQAFPLVIRAVDAGLDLHDDKIREVFLNHMAAGSLGFKRIEGTVTLIGGRMSARNVVVDSSRADIFGSSEINLNDWTLNGDFSVKVDPGENAVTGAEPQVGMIFSGPVEAPVRTVDISPFTAFLTLRAFEQEVQRVEKLQAEILERDRLLREMKRIKHERVRRQKEAEEAARAAEAAAAGTDATDPNRKPDGTSGEAPATGAETGSPQDQSRNNITVAPEEKPRREAVTDPADFANRIRSVIGAQGNGAGGPMILQPGGLAAPEEEATGTLPPLEPPQVIDDLIAREIGIPASELNRPPDPLINGGAN; from the coding sequence ATTGGAGTTGCAATCATTCTGGTGCTGGTAACGGCACTGGTCGGGCCCTTTTTGGTCGATTGGACCGTTTACCGCTCCACCTTTGAAAAATATGCGGAGCAGGCCCTGGGCCATAAGGTCACGGTTCTGGGCGATGCGGACATCCGTCTCCTGCCGTCTCCGGCGGTGACCTTTACCGATGTGCGCGTCGGTGAGGCCGAAGACCCGCTCCTCGTCGTTTCCCGTTTCCAGATGCGCATCGAGTTGCCGCCCCTCCTCAAGGGAGAGGTTCGGGTGCTCGACATGGAGTTGGACCGTCCCCATCTGACCCTGTCGCTTGACGAAAGCGGCCGTCTGGACTGGTTGACGGCGCAAACGTCCGATGGCGTTCTCGGCGATCTGCCGGCAGAGGACGTCGCCTTCGAACGGGTTTCCATCGTTGATGGGGCTGTTTCGGTGATCGATGCGCGTAGCGGCGAGACACACCGGTTCGACAACGGCAACCTGCTGATCAGCGCCCGAACCCTTGCAGGCCCGTTCAAGATCGACGGCAGTGCCACATATAACGGCAAGCCCTACAGCCTTCGGCTTGCGACCGGAAAGGAACTGGACAACGGCACCATACGGGTCAAGGGACAGCTTACGCCTTCCGCATGGCCAATCGACCTTGCGGTCGACGGCACGCTGTCCCAGGAGGACGGAGTGCCGGAATTTGAGGGGAATTTTTCGCTCGCCTCGATTCAGGACGAGGACCGGATAGACAATGCGTGGCGGGTGGAAGGCGCATTTTCGGCCAATGTCGACGGGTTGCAGGTTCCCTCCTTTGAATTTCGCTATGGTCCGGAGGACCGGATCCTGGGATTGGATGGCAGCGCCGAGCTTGCCTATTCCGGAAGCAGGCGTTTTGAAATCCGCGGACGCTCGAAGCAGGTCGATCTGGACCGGATCTTCGGCGGAGGTCCCCAGTCTCCGGTTTCGGTGGATGATGCCGCCTCCAGGCTGATTGCCGCCGTCAAGACGGTTCCGATCCCGGATATGGACGGGGTGATCGCGCTGGACGTTCCGGCCGTCGTTCTCGGCGGCGGATTGGTTCAGGACGTGAAACTCGACCTTGAGACCACGTTGAGCGGATGGCGTGTCGCGCGATTTGCCGGACGGTTGCCGGGACGAACGATCATCGCGACACAGGGCGATCTCGGACTGGATCCGGATCTCACCTATCGCGGCAGCGTGTCTGTTTCCTCCGAACAGCCCGGTGCCTTTGCCGCCTGGTGGCGGCAGGCGGGCAAGGGGGCATCCGCCATCCAGCCGATCTCGATGGAAGGACTGCTCAGTCTCGTTCCCGACGGGGTCGCGCTCGACAATCTGCGCCTTAACATCGCCGGTTCGCAGGCGACCGGCGGACTGTCCTATCAGAAACCGCGATCGGGCAATGCGGTCTTTTCGCTCAGTCTTGATGCGGACAAGCTCGACATCGATCAGGTCGAGACACTTGCAGGTCTGTTCGAACGGCCCGAAGACGGGCCAAAAGACCTGGATGTGTCTCTGCGGGTACAGGCACGCGAAGTCAGCGTGCGGGGGGTGGACGGCAAGGGTCTGTCGCTGGAGGCGCAGTATTCGGATAACGGGTTACGGATCGACCGCCTGTTTGCGGAAGATCTGGCCGGGGCCGAAGTGAATGTCAGCGGTCGTGTCGACGATATCCTGACTGCGCCGGAAGGGCAGCTGACCGGTACACTGAACGCGACCGACCTGACCGGCGTGACGGCAGTCTTGGGCAGCGTGCTGCCGGACAATGCGCTGGTCGGACGTCTTGAGCAGGCCTCCGGGTATCTGGTCCCGGCCAGTTTCCAGGCGAACCTGCAGGCGTCGGCGCAGGATGGGGTCAGCCAGATCGATTTCAAGCTGAACGGCGATGCCGGCGGCGCGAAAACCGACATCAGCATGAATTTCAATGGCCGGGTCGATGAATGGCATTCGGCGGAGATCGGGTTGGGTGTCGGCCTTTCCGGCCCGACCGGAGACCAGATCCTGAGGCAGTTGGGATTTGCGGTTCTGCCGGTCGGCAGCCTTGGCGCCGGCGAAGTTCGTCTGAGCGCCATCGGACGCCCGAAAGACGGCATGACGGTTTCCTTGAGCGCTTCCGCCGGTGAGGCGGTTCTGGGACTGGAAGGGCGGGCAACCCTGCAGAAAGACCGGGAACCCGACTATCGGCTCTCCGTCTCGGCATCCGCGCCCGATATTGCGCCCTATGCCCTTCTGTTCGGGCGGGTGCTTCCTGTCATGGGGGGCGACATCGATGCCGTCGTCGATTTCGATGTCGTGGGAACGGGCAGCAGGATTGAGGTATCGAAGCTGACAGGCAAGGTCGCCGGAGTGGCCGTCGAGGGCGACCTGGCCGGGGATCTGGAGCCTCTTCAGGGTGAAAGCAATCGCCGGTTCAAGGGCAGCTTGAACCTGAGTGCGCTCGATCTGAGGTTCCTGTCGGAAGCGATCCTGGGGAGCGATCAGTGGTTTTCCGCCGGCGACGGCTCCAGCATCTGGCCGAACGGGGCTTTCGGGGCGCCGCTTCTATCGCAAACGGACCTGACGCTTCAGCTTTCCGCCGACCGCCTGATCTTTGATGACACGGATACGGACACGATTCACGGCGCGAAGGCAGAGTTGCGGCTGACGCCAACGATGATGCGTCTCGACGGACTGAACGGCACTTACGCCAATGGAAAGCTGGATGGCACACTCGCCATTCGTCGGTCCGGGGCGGAAGGGGCGGTCTCAGGTACCATCAGGCTGACCGGCGGCTCTGTGCGTGATCTGGTGTGGGTCCATAACGACCGGCCGGTGGCAACGGGGTCTTTCGATCTCTTCCTGGAATACCAGGGCAGCGGCCGGACGATTTCAGGGATTGTGTCCGGTTTGACCGGCGGTGGGACATTCGCCGTGACCGACGGTGAACTCAGGGGCATCAATCCGCAGGCGTTTCCTTTGGTGATCCGGGCGGTCGACGCGGGGCTGGACCTGCATGATGACAAGATCCGTGAGGTCTTCCTGAACCACATGGCGGCCGGAAGCCTCGGCTTCAAGCGGATCGAAGGCACGGTCACGCTGATCGGCGGCCGAATGAGCGCACGCAATGTCGTGGTCGATTCCAGCCGGGCGGATATTTTCGGCTCTTCGGAGATCAATCTGAACGACTGGACCCTGAACGGAGACTTCTCCGTGAAGGTGGATCCGGGCGAGAACGCCGTCACAGGGGCGGAGCCGCAGGTCGGTATGATCTTCAGCGGTCCGGTCGAAGCTCCCGTGCGAACGGTGGATATCTCTCCCTTCACCGCGTTCCTGACCCTTCGTGCGTTTGAACAGGAAGTGCAGAGAGTCGAAAAACTGCAGGCTGAAATCCTGGAAAGGGACCGCTTGCTGCGCGAAATGAAGCGGATCAAGCACGAGCGGGTACGACGCCAGAAGGAAGCGGAAGAAGCGGCACGTGCGGCAGAAGCTGCTGCTGCTGGAACGGACGCTACAGATCCGAACCGAAAACCAGACGGGACGAGCGGCGAAGCTCCGGCGACGGGAGCCGAAACCGGTTCCCCGCAGGATCAGAGCCGGAATAACATAACGGTTGCTCCCGAAGAAAAGCCGCGCCGTGAGGCCGTGACCGACCCGGCGGACTTCGCCAATCGTATCCGTTCCGTCATCGGCGCCCAGGGCAACGGGGCTGGCGGCCCCATGATCCTTCAGCCCGGCGGCCTGGCGGCTCCGGAAGAAGAGGCGACCGGGACACTGCCGCCTCTCGAGCCGCCGCAGGTGATCGACGATCTTATCGCCCGGGAAATCGGTATCCCTGCGTCCGAACTGAACAGGCCGCCGGATCCGCTGATCAACGGCGGAGCGAATTAG
- a CDS encoding ribbon-helix-helix domain-containing protein, which produces MPLVKRSISLHGHRTSLALEPEFWQVVDEAARARKMALAALIAEIDDNRDPEDALSSSVRVWALGRALEGLPES; this is translated from the coding sequence ATGCCGCTGGTCAAAAGATCCATATCCCTGCACGGCCACCGCACCAGCCTGGCGCTGGAACCGGAATTCTGGCAGGTGGTGGACGAAGCGGCCAGAGCCCGGAAAATGGCTCTTGCCGCGCTCATTGCCGAAATCGATGACAACCGCGACCCGGAAGATGCCCTGTCGTCTTCCGTCCGCGTCTGGGCGCTCGGAAGAGCGCTTGAAGGTCTTCCGGAAAGCTAA
- a CDS encoding DUF4169 family protein, whose translation MSAEIVNLRQARKRKARSDREARAEDNRVKFGRTKAEKQASKYERAVLEKTVDGHRLSASDDETPDAPTSSAE comes from the coding sequence ATGAGCGCCGAGATCGTCAATCTGCGCCAGGCAAGGAAACGCAAGGCCCGCTCTGACCGTGAGGCCCGGGCAGAGGACAACCGCGTGAAATTCGGCCGGACAAAGGCGGAGAAGCAGGCTTCGAAATACGAAAGAGCCGTCCTGGAAAAGACCGTGGACGGTCACCGACTGTCCGCGTCCGACGACGAAACGCCCGACGCTCCTACCTCTTCCGCTGAATAG
- a CDS encoding ClpXP protease specificity-enhancing factor SspB: protein MSEDLLRYDILIQDALRGAVKKILAEVGRTGLPGEHHFYIAFDTRAPGVRISQRLKERYPQEMTIVLQHQFWDLAIGEHAFEVGLSFGGVAEKLLVPYSAIKGFFDPSVQFALEFDPGKTAEELPEELLEAVEELARAEQAEAEEAAGNDEKPLAETASSETGDKAKTSDTDKGDASGQVVSLDAFRKKP from the coding sequence ATGTCCGAAGACCTACTCAGATACGACATCCTCATCCAGGACGCGCTGCGCGGCGCCGTGAAGAAAATTCTTGCCGAGGTGGGTCGCACTGGTCTTCCGGGCGAGCATCATTTCTATATCGCCTTCGACACGAGAGCGCCGGGTGTGCGGATCTCCCAGCGCCTGAAAGAGCGCTACCCGCAGGAGATGACCATCGTCCTCCAGCATCAGTTCTGGGATCTCGCCATCGGCGAACACGCCTTCGAGGTCGGTCTGTCCTTCGGCGGTGTCGCCGAAAAGCTTCTGGTGCCTTATTCCGCCATCAAGGGCTTTTTCGACCCGTCTGTCCAGTTTGCCCTTGAATTCGATCCCGGCAAGACAGCCGAAGAGCTGCCCGAGGAACTTCTGGAAGCCGTTGAGGAACTCGCCAGGGCCGAACAGGCAGAGGCGGAAGAAGCTGCCGGAAACGACGAGAAGCCGCTGGCTGAAACCGCGTCTTCGGAGACCGGCGACAAGGCGAAAACCTCAGACACGGACAAGGGTGACGCCAGCGGACAGGTCGTCTCTCTCGATGCCTTCCGGAAAAAACCCTGA
- a CDS encoding thymidylate synthase: MQQYLDLMQLILDKGVDRGDRTGTGTRSVFGHQMRFDLSAGFPLVTTKKLHLKSIIHELLWFLAGDTNVRYLQENGVKIWDDWADENGELGPVYGYQWRSWPAPDGRSIDQISNLLHMIRETPNSRRLIVSAWNPALVDDMALPPCHSLFQFYVADGKLSCQLYQRSADVFLGVPFNIASYALLTMMIAQATGLKPGDFVHTFGDAHLYHNHFDQAHEQLTRTPRSLPTMTVNPDVTDLFAFKYEDFTLSDYDPHPHISAPIAV; this comes from the coding sequence TTGCAGCAATATCTCGACCTCATGCAGCTCATCCTGGACAAGGGCGTCGACCGGGGCGACCGGACGGGCACCGGTACCCGGTCCGTTTTCGGCCATCAGATGCGATTTGATCTGTCGGCAGGGTTCCCGTTGGTCACGACCAAGAAACTGCACCTGAAATCGATCATCCATGAGCTTTTGTGGTTCCTCGCCGGCGATACCAACGTCCGCTACCTGCAGGAGAACGGGGTGAAGATCTGGGACGACTGGGCGGACGAGAACGGTGAGCTTGGCCCGGTCTACGGCTATCAGTGGCGTTCCTGGCCGGCTCCGGACGGGCGCTCGATCGACCAGATCTCAAATCTGCTGCACATGATCCGGGAGACGCCGAATTCCCGCCGCCTGATCGTGTCCGCCTGGAACCCGGCGCTGGTCGACGACATGGCCCTGCCGCCGTGCCATTCCCTGTTCCAGTTCTACGTGGCGGATGGAAAGCTCTCCTGTCAGCTCTACCAGCGCTCGGCGGATGTTTTCCTTGGTGTGCCGTTCAACATCGCCTCCTATGCGCTCTTGACCATGATGATCGCGCAGGCAACGGGCCTGAAACCGGGCGATTTCGTCCACACCTTCGGCGATGCGCATCTTTATCACAATCACTTCGACCAGGCCCACGAGCAGCTGACCCGCACGCCCAGATCGCTGCCGACGATGACGGTCAATCCGGACGTGACAGATCTGTTTGCGTTCAAATACGAGGACTTTACCTTGTCGGACTACGATCCGCATCCGCATATTTCGGCGCCGATTGCGGTGTGA
- a CDS encoding type II toxin-antitoxin system ParD family antitoxin, with protein sequence MARNTSLSLGDHFAGFIDNRVKTGRYASASDVIRAGLRLLEEQETRIDTLRSALEAGEASGKPQDFDFDDFIERKSEA encoded by the coding sequence ATGGCCCGAAACACTTCTCTTTCCCTCGGCGACCACTTTGCCGGATTTATCGACAATCGTGTGAAGACCGGCCGCTATGCCAGTGCGAGCGATGTTATCCGCGCAGGGTTGCGGTTGCTTGAGGAACAGGAAACTCGGATCGATACGCTCCGGTCCGCGCTGGAAGCGGGCGAGGCGTCCGGAAAGCCGCAAGACTTCGATTTCGACGACTTTATCGAACGGAAGTCCGAAGCCTGA
- a CDS encoding type II toxin-antitoxin system RelE/ParE family toxin — protein MRRLQFTPAAQADLDQIWEYSVERWGQAQAVRYVRDLQATCKALAEGRQSGRSAEDIRHGYRKAACGGHILFYRLTDEALVVVRILHQRMDVERHL, from the coding sequence ATGCGACGTCTGCAGTTCACGCCAGCGGCTCAGGCGGATCTGGACCAGATCTGGGAATATTCTGTTGAACGCTGGGGACAGGCTCAGGCCGTACGTTACGTCCGTGATCTCCAGGCAACCTGTAAAGCTCTTGCCGAAGGTCGGCAGTCAGGTCGATCGGCGGAAGATATCAGGCACGGCTACCGTAAGGCGGCTTGTGGCGGGCATATCCTTTTCTATCGCCTGACCGATGAAGCACTGGTTGTCGTACGGATCTTGCATCAGAGAATGGACGTCGAGCGACATCTATAA
- a CDS encoding TfoX/Sxy family protein, which produces MTEMDKQLLAERVRSVLPDENVTHRPMFGNIGFMLNGNLLCGASRKGLMIRTDPVRETDILTSPHVTPIRMSARKMPGFLRVDPDGLASDEDLEHWIGLAMEYVSEMPKKEKK; this is translated from the coding sequence ATGACCGAGATGGACAAGCAACTGCTGGCGGAGCGGGTCCGATCCGTCCTTCCGGACGAGAACGTCACCCACAGGCCGATGTTCGGCAACATCGGCTTCATGCTGAACGGCAATCTCCTGTGCGGCGCCAGCAGGAAAGGCCTGATGATCCGGACCGACCCGGTGCGCGAGACGGACATTTTGACATCGCCTCATGTCACGCCGATCCGCATGTCGGCCCGCAAAATGCCCGGTTTCCTGCGCGTTGATCCCGACGGGCTCGCCAGCGATGAGGATCTGGAACACTGGATCGGCCTTGCGATGGAGTATGTGAGCGAGATGCCGAAGAAGGAAAAGAAATAG